One Prosthecobacter debontii DNA window includes the following coding sequences:
- a CDS encoding PIG-L deacetylase family protein has protein sequence MPSVLAIFAHPDDIEFVAAGTMLLLQERGWDLHYINLCTGNGGSVQMDGPTTVRTRLAEGQEAARILGAAFYPPIADDLELTYSVPLLRKVAAVVREAKPSIVLTHSPSDYMEDHQNAQRLACTAAFAHPIQNFVTDPPRESFLHDVTVYHAMPHGLCDPLRKRIHAGAYVNTSRVHAKKREALAAHVSQKHWLDVTQGMDSYLVSMDEASRKVGALSGCFEYAEGWRRHLHLGFSASAIDPLAEALGDDCFINEDYEKWLTE, from the coding sequence ATGCCTTCAGTTCTCGCTATTTTTGCCCATCCGGACGATATTGAATTTGTTGCTGCCGGGACCATGCTGCTCCTTCAAGAGCGCGGCTGGGATCTCCATTATATCAATCTTTGCACGGGCAACGGAGGCTCCGTTCAGATGGATGGCCCCACCACAGTGCGGACACGGCTTGCTGAAGGCCAAGAAGCTGCCCGGATTTTAGGGGCTGCATTTTACCCGCCGATCGCCGATGACCTGGAATTGACCTACAGCGTGCCGCTTCTGCGTAAAGTGGCGGCCGTGGTGCGTGAGGCGAAGCCGAGCATCGTGCTCACGCATTCACCTTCCGACTACATGGAAGATCATCAAAATGCGCAACGGCTTGCTTGTACAGCTGCTTTTGCTCATCCTATCCAGAACTTTGTCACAGATCCTCCTCGTGAGTCCTTCCTCCATGATGTCACTGTGTATCATGCGATGCCTCATGGCCTCTGCGATCCACTCCGCAAGCGCATCCATGCTGGAGCTTACGTGAACACAAGCCGTGTGCATGCTAAAAAGCGTGAGGCTCTAGCCGCCCATGTCAGTCAAAAGCACTGGCTGGATGTGACGCAAGGAATGGACTCCTATCTGGTCAGCATGGATGAAGCCTCTCGCAAGGTCGGAGCCTTATCTGGGTGCTTTGAATACGCTGAAGGATGGCGCCGACATTTACATCTTGGCTTCAGTGCCAGTGCCATTGATCCGCTGGCGGAAGCACTTGGTGACGACTGTTTCATCAATGAAGATTACGAGAAGTGGCTGACAGAATAG
- a CDS encoding sugar isomerase domain-containing protein — protein sequence MTPAEAYLDLSVSLLERVRGQLPAIRQAADWFAETILAGQMVHVFGSGHSRILVEEMWPRYGSFPGFNPIVELSLTFHNLVVGANGQRQAMFLENVSGLASRILRNFDLKAGDSALVVSSSGCNVVPVEMAEEFQRRGVRVVALISELHADASTTRHPGGKKLQDCADLVLDTGAPVGDAMVKIEGLETPVAPGSTVGGCLVVNAIKAEVAQRLTAAGQPPKVLTAGVLVGPERATALFEAAYDEHARRIAPYYQGLGAAMPKA from the coding sequence ATGACTCCTGCTGAAGCTTATCTCGATCTCTCCGTCTCTTTGCTCGAACGTGTGCGGGGGCAACTGCCTGCGATCCGCCAAGCGGCGGATTGGTTTGCAGAGACGATCCTGGCCGGGCAGATGGTACATGTGTTTGGCTCCGGTCACAGCCGGATTCTGGTGGAGGAGATGTGGCCACGTTATGGGTCATTTCCTGGGTTCAATCCCATCGTCGAACTGAGCCTGACGTTTCATAATCTGGTGGTGGGAGCCAATGGCCAACGGCAGGCGATGTTTCTGGAAAACGTCAGCGGTTTGGCGTCGCGAATTCTGCGCAATTTTGACCTGAAAGCGGGGGACAGTGCGCTGGTGGTGTCATCGAGCGGATGCAATGTGGTGCCTGTGGAGATGGCAGAGGAGTTTCAGCGTCGTGGTGTGCGGGTGGTGGCGCTGATTTCCGAGTTGCATGCGGATGCCAGCACGACTCGGCATCCAGGAGGGAAGAAGCTGCAGGACTGTGCGGACCTGGTGCTGGATACAGGCGCCCCCGTGGGGGATGCCATGGTGAAGATCGAGGGGTTGGAAACGCCCGTGGCACCGGGGAGCACCGTAGGCGGCTGCTTGGTAGTGAACGCCATCAAGGCTGAGGTGGCGCAGCGTCTCACGGCTGCGGGGCAACCGCCGAAGGTGTTGACGGCAGGCGTACTGGTAGGGCCGGAGCGAGCGACGGCTTTGTTCGAAGCCGCCTACGATGAGCATGCACGACGGATCGCGCCGTATTATCAGGGCTTGGGGGCTGCAATGCCGAAGGCCTAA
- a CDS encoding MFS transporter, producing the protein MPASTSPHEAAVYRKVTWRLIPLLFICYILAYIDRVNVGFAKLSLQAEPWFSDAVFATGAGIFFLGYFFFEVPGNIILHKVGARLWIARIMIGWGIMSALMAVSSSATSFYTLRFLLGVAEAGFFPGIILYLTYWYPRHHRARIVALFMTAIAVSGVIGGPLSGWLLSISEGWHGLAAWQWLFILEAIPTVLLGAAVPFLLADRPAQARWLTEAEKAFLEGQMAQDEQAKAAEGHRAHRVRDAFLSRKVWLCCAIYFGAIVGLYGTSFWLPQIIKDKLTQVDWQVGLYSAIPWACAAIGMVIVGRHSDRTGERRWHIGLSAFTAAAAFAASGIPGLHPYLVLAILAVAITGVMSTISCFWALPTSILSGTAAAAGIAWINSVGNLAGYLSPEMIGWLKTHYSLQAALNGVGAALAIAGFLVIFGTRPSEGRSQTDLAK; encoded by the coding sequence GCCAAGTTGTCTCTGCAAGCCGAGCCTTGGTTTAGCGATGCTGTCTTTGCCACGGGCGCAGGCATTTTCTTCCTCGGGTATTTCTTCTTTGAAGTGCCGGGTAACATCATTCTGCACAAAGTCGGTGCCCGGCTCTGGATCGCCCGCATCATGATCGGCTGGGGCATCATGTCTGCCCTGATGGCCGTGAGCTCGAGCGCCACCTCCTTTTACACCCTGCGCTTTTTGTTAGGGGTGGCCGAGGCAGGCTTCTTCCCGGGCATCATCCTTTATTTGACCTACTGGTATCCGCGCCATCACCGCGCCCGTATCGTTGCGCTGTTCATGACCGCCATCGCCGTCTCGGGTGTCATCGGTGGTCCACTCTCGGGTTGGCTCTTATCCATCTCCGAAGGCTGGCATGGCTTAGCGGCTTGGCAATGGCTCTTCATTTTGGAAGCCATCCCCACCGTCTTACTGGGTGCCGCCGTCCCCTTCCTTCTCGCCGATCGTCCTGCCCAAGCCCGCTGGCTCACCGAGGCTGAAAAAGCCTTCTTGGAGGGACAAATGGCCCAGGATGAGCAAGCCAAAGCTGCGGAAGGTCATCGCGCTCATCGGGTGCGTGATGCCTTCCTCTCACGCAAGGTCTGGTTATGCTGCGCCATCTACTTCGGCGCCATCGTCGGCCTGTATGGCACCTCCTTTTGGCTGCCGCAGATCATCAAAGATAAACTCACGCAGGTGGATTGGCAGGTCGGTCTTTATTCCGCCATCCCCTGGGCCTGTGCCGCCATCGGCATGGTCATCGTGGGTCGTCACAGTGACCGCACCGGCGAGCGTCGCTGGCACATTGGGCTTTCGGCCTTCACCGCCGCAGCCGCCTTTGCCGCCAGTGGCATTCCCGGTCTGCATCCCTATCTCGTGCTCGCCATCCTGGCCGTCGCCATCACCGGCGTCATGAGCACCATCTCCTGCTTCTGGGCTCTGCCCACCTCCATCCTCTCCGGCACCGCCGCCGCCGCAGGCATCGCTTGGATTAACTCGGTGGGTAACCTCGCCGGTTACCTCAGCCCCGAGATGATCGGCTGGCTCAAGACGCATTACTCCCTCCAGGCCGCCCTCAATGGCGTCGGTGCTGCCTTAGCCATCGCTGGGTTCTTGGTGATCTTCGGCACTCGTCCGAGTGAGGGGCGTTCGCAAACGGATCTGGCGAAATAA